From Anopheles darlingi chromosome 2, idAnoDarlMG_H_01, whole genome shotgun sequence, the proteins below share one genomic window:
- the LOC125952443 gene encoding uncharacterized protein LOC125952443 has protein sequence MRVATALLRVRKPQNESDVPFQEVLPLRLKNHVSGKTDKTSDVACLQEMTVLFSCLKTNDFNESLCAKEVGNFQQCYKGYLGKKSVKKETSGKGMLVAGKDLNYKQLNKVLKKYPTSSQNY, from the coding sequence ATGCGCGTGGCCACGGCGCTGTTGCGAGTCCGCAAACCACAGAACGAATCGGACGTGCCGTTCCAAGAGGTCCTCCCTTTGCGGCTAAAAAACCATGTAAGCGGCAAAACGGATAAAACGAGTGATGTTGCCTGCCTGCAGGAGATGACAGTACTCTTTTCCTGCCTGAAAACCAACGATTTCAACGAGAGTTTATGTGCGAAAGAAGTCGGTAACTTCCAGCAGTGCTACAAAGGATATCTTGGCAAAAAGTCGGTCAAAAAGGAAACCTCCGGCAAAGGTATGCTTGTGGCTGGCAAGGATCTTAACTATAAGCAGCTGAACAAAGTACTGAAAAAATATCCAACGTCGTCGCAAAACTACTAG